A single window of uncultured Methanospirillum sp. DNA harbors:
- a CDS encoding carboxylesterase family protein produces the protein MNTQMKTGFFLIVCLVIVGISAGSSQNESPSIVVKTDAGLISGLDQDGLRVYLGIPFATPPTGELRWRPPEPVTPWEGVRETTAFSPACPQPIAADPNLSMSEDCLYLNVWTPAKTDDEKLPVMVFFYGGAFGKIAGSMSLYNGTALAQKGVIVVTPNYRVGALGFLAHPGLDAESIQNSSGNYGLLDQIAALEWVQRNIGSFGGDPSRVTIFGQSAGGESILIHLANPQTKGLYQQAIVESGTFWTKGAEIDALYTKSDAEQLGLAYAKSLGFSGPDAIEQMRNLSYQDITNATPWPASSFKMVNTPHFEPTIDGSVLPEAPETVFRENRQNPIPLIIGNNADDGTTLAAGANMTVPEYSTFIQSRFGNESSAILEKYPANSTDEVQLRLEQIMTDYDFTDPVKFVAKSMANISPDTYRYQYSYVLPGQPFGAFHGSETMLIFNVPLPQNPVTDSVRENMIDLWTRFAKTGDPNGGMNITWPKYTQDEAYLDIGSVPAVKSES, from the coding sequence ATGAACACTCAAATGAAAACTGGTTTTTTCCTGATAGTCTGCCTGGTTATCGTCGGGATTTCTGCAGGATCATCACAGAATGAATCGCCATCTATTGTAGTAAAAACAGATGCCGGCCTAATCTCCGGATTAGATCAGGACGGACTCAGGGTATACCTTGGGATTCCATTCGCGACTCCCCCGACTGGTGAACTGCGCTGGAGGCCACCCGAACCGGTAACACCCTGGGAAGGTGTCAGGGAAACGACGGCATTTTCACCTGCCTGTCCCCAGCCGATTGCAGCAGATCCGAATCTGTCCATGAGTGAGGACTGTCTGTATCTCAATGTCTGGACCCCGGCGAAGACTGATGACGAAAAACTTCCGGTTATGGTCTTTTTCTATGGAGGAGCATTCGGAAAGATAGCAGGTTCGATGTCACTGTATAACGGAACTGCCCTTGCACAGAAGGGAGTCATTGTGGTCACTCCCAATTACCGGGTAGGTGCTCTGGGATTCCTTGCTCACCCAGGACTGGATGCAGAGTCTATACAGAACAGTTCTGGTAACTACGGACTCCTTGACCAGATTGCTGCTCTGGAGTGGGTCCAGAGAAACATCGGATCGTTTGGGGGTGATCCATCCAGGGTGACAATATTCGGGCAGTCAGCCGGAGGAGAGAGTATTCTTATTCATCTGGCAAATCCACAGACCAAAGGGCTTTATCAGCAGGCAATTGTGGAGAGCGGTACCTTCTGGACAAAAGGTGCCGAGATTGATGCCCTCTATACAAAATCTGATGCTGAGCAACTTGGACTCGCATACGCGAAGAGCCTTGGGTTTTCAGGCCCTGACGCAATAGAGCAGATGCGTAACCTGAGTTACCAGGACATCACCAATGCAACACCCTGGCCGGCTTCTTCGTTTAAGATGGTAAATACCCCGCATTTTGAGCCGACAATCGACGGCTCGGTGCTACCAGAAGCACCTGAAACGGTGTTTCGTGAAAACCGTCAGAATCCAATCCCGCTAATCATCGGAAACAATGCTGATGACGGAACCACCCTTGCAGCTGGTGCCAATATGACAGTTCCGGAGTACAGCACCTTTATCCAGAGCAGGTTTGGGAATGAGTCCAGTGCGATTCTCGAAAAATATCCTGCGAATTCCACAGATGAAGTCCAACTCAGACTGGAACAGATCATGACCGATTACGACTTTACAGACCCGGTAAAGTTTGTCGCCAAATCCATGGCAAATATCAGCCCTGACACCTACCGGTACCAGTACTCGTATGTCCTACCCGGGCAACCTTTTGGTGCATTCCATGGTAGTGAGACCATGCTCATCTTCAACGTCCCGCTACCTCAAAACCCGGTAACCGATTCAGTCAGAGAGAACATGATCGATCTCTGGACTCGGTTTGCAAAGACCGGTGATCCAAACGGCGGAATGAATATCACCTGGCCGAAGTACACCCAGGATGAAGCCTATCTGGATATTGGATCAGTTCCAGCAGTGAAGAGTGAGTCGTAA
- a CDS encoding META domain-containing protein yields MRKLLISMGIFMVLLLLVAGCTSQTETKPVATQPTATPVTITTPNQTGITPAPVKAASSDPSLIGTWYLKLMSDQNGTALVQTINPETTVIFEDNVNLSGYSGCNNYVGSYVLTGKSDLNGNGITIGPLASTKKYCQDGASTETTYLQILEGATSYLVNENKELSITDNAQNTLVYQRTPYSPTSVPIGS; encoded by the coding sequence ATGAGAAAACTTCTCATTTCAATGGGCATCTTTATGGTTCTTCTTCTCCTGGTGGCTGGGTGTACCAGTCAGACAGAAACAAAACCTGTTGCAACCCAGCCCACAGCAACTCCGGTCACTATAACCACGCCAAACCAGACCGGAATAACTCCGGCACCGGTCAAGGCTGCTAGTTCAGATCCTTCTCTCATTGGAACATGGTACCTTAAACTCATGTCTGATCAAAATGGGACTGCTCTGGTTCAGACGATAAATCCGGAGACAACAGTCATTTTTGAGGATAATGTAAATCTTTCAGGGTATTCAGGCTGTAATAATTATGTTGGAAGTTATGTTCTGACTGGAAAATCAGATCTCAATGGAAATGGCATAACCATTGGCCCTCTTGCTTCAACAAAGAAGTACTGTCAGGATGGTGCTTCAACCGAAACAACCTATCTGCAGATCCTTGAAGGTGCGACCTCGTACCTGGTAAATGAAAATAAGGAGTTATCCATCACTGACAATGCTCAAAATACCCTTGTATACCAGAGGACCCCATATAGTCCGACATCGGTGCCAATCGGCTCCTAA
- a CDS encoding universal stress protein: MTSQLYEKILIAIDGSDRNKTAIEEGIRIARVCGATIFAVYVKDIHRYNSTPTDVIMVDLQVAIQKLAEDALAIVHTLSEGVSVENVVLEGKPEVEIVRFAEEKGVDLIVIGTNAKRGFERLLLGSVAEQVIRTTSCKTLVVK, translated from the coding sequence ATGACCAGCCAGTTATATGAGAAGATTCTGATAGCAATAGACGGTTCAGACAGGAATAAAACCGCAATCGAAGAGGGCATAAGGATCGCACGGGTATGTGGAGCTACGATTTTTGCGGTGTATGTGAAGGATATCCACCGGTATAATTCCACACCGACGGATGTCATCATGGTGGATCTTCAGGTTGCTATCCAGAAACTGGCTGAAGATGCACTTGCAATTGTTCATACACTCTCTGAAGGGGTATCTGTTGAGAACGTTGTTCTTGAGGGTAAACCGGAGGTTGAGATCGTCAGATTTGCAGAGGAGAAGGGTGTTGACCTTATTGTTATCGGTACGAATGCAAAACGAGGATTCGAGCGGCTTCTCCTCGGAAGTGTTGCAGAACAGGTCATCAGGACTACATCCTGCAAGACTCTCGTTGTAAAGTGA
- a CDS encoding PAS domain S-box protein, with amino-acid sequence MVLLNSNANKSESGDNTDNLISLLYVDDEPDLLTLGKIFLERSGGFKVETQNSPEKALNSSLGSLYDAIVSDYQMPGMDGITFLKAVREQYGDIPFILFTGRGREEVVIEAINNGADFYLQKGGDPAPQFAELSHKIKQAVRRKKAEDEQRAQLNELVRTKEALEESEAKFRGIIETSPDVIWEIDLNGVFSYVSPRSTDVIGYTPEELIGEQFSRLLPPKSHSFIQGMLENASNRKPGLVTFDVPAIHKDGNIRILNCRSYPLISPNGSVIGFRGITIDDTEKNQYVRALHESETRIRSFIEATSEAVSIIDEEGTIVEWNVSSEKITGIPKGEALGRKIWDFPFIYGISGFITASSPSDIKQAIQNSLKTGEPIFKDSDIFEFKRADGTKILTRRTIFPIKTEKGYRFGSLARDITEERRMADALQESENRFRGMAERSSDLIIVLNNELSPIYVSPSSRSITGYDPEELIGKTPDFALSNIFSHSVPDISDSVKKTMNRNVVENMEIQVQKKDGSLIFVNLHAVPVIQNGEMTGVQVSMRDITHTKRAQLDLKESEEKFVTIFQNNPVPLTLLSAATGEFTDVNGAFLQSSGYTRDEVIGKTPGDLGIFANETEFERLTSDIRKNKVVKGMDVHFRTKSGEERDCQINLSLFYIHNRPQVLASIEDVTDQKATESAMKAMVRGIVGSTGKDSLYHITESISSWLSADCVLIGEVTPDKEHIHVLSMILDGERGRSCTHPLKGSPCEYVINNGFTIYHDNLSSHFPECNFIVDHHFQSFIGALIKDSEGKTVGTLGILSRIAMSQNIPIKEIIDIIAVKAGADIERSRIEQNLINNERLLADTMDMANLVSWHFDISSQIFVFNDRFYALYGTTAEREGGYRMNPERYVREFVHPADIPRILEEVKKTFSTPDPNCVAHHEHRIIRRDGEVRHISVRVRLIYNEEGKIIKTLGANQDITDQKNIEDAILKANRQLSLLTSITRHDILNKISSFYGYLRLVEMESTNPEIQNYIQKMIDGIREIQSQIEFSRVYENLGSQKPQWLQLVTILPRTSIPQSVKFQENGLEYSIFVDPMFERVFYNLLENSVRHGEHVSEIRVYTRQDDHDLTVVWEDNGVGIPIEEKGQIFERGYGKNTGHGLFLVREILSLTGIEIQETGIPGSGARFEIRVPSGSFTKG; translated from the coding sequence ATGGTATTACTAAATTCCAATGCGAATAAATCTGAATCGGGTGATAATACCGATAATCTGATCTCACTTCTCTATGTTGATGACGAACCTGATCTCCTTACGCTTGGTAAAATTTTTTTGGAGCGGTCCGGAGGATTTAAGGTTGAGACTCAGAACTCTCCTGAGAAAGCTCTGAACTCATCTCTGGGATCATTGTACGATGCTATCGTCTCTGATTACCAGATGCCGGGAATGGATGGGATCACGTTTCTCAAAGCAGTCAGAGAACAGTATGGAGATATCCCGTTCATCCTTTTCACCGGGAGGGGGCGTGAAGAGGTTGTCATTGAGGCGATAAATAACGGGGCTGACTTTTATCTTCAGAAAGGAGGAGATCCCGCACCACAGTTTGCGGAGTTATCACACAAGATAAAGCAGGCGGTACGGAGAAAAAAGGCTGAGGATGAGCAAAGAGCACAGTTAAACGAGTTGGTCAGAACAAAAGAAGCATTAGAGGAGAGTGAAGCCAAATTCAGGGGGATTATTGAGACCTCACCAGATGTAATCTGGGAGATAGATCTGAATGGAGTTTTTTCTTACGTCAGCCCAAGAAGCACTGATGTTATTGGATATACCCCCGAGGAGTTGATCGGAGAGCAGTTTTCCAGATTGTTGCCTCCTAAAAGTCATAGTTTTATCCAGGGCATGTTAGAAAATGCTAGCAATAGAAAGCCTGGCCTGGTAACGTTTGATGTTCCTGCTATCCATAAAGATGGAAATATTCGAATCCTTAATTGCAGATCCTATCCCCTGATAAGTCCTAACGGTTCAGTCATTGGGTTTCGTGGCATTACTATCGATGATACTGAAAAAAATCAGTACGTGAGAGCCCTCCATGAAAGTGAGACAAGGATTCGTTCTTTTATTGAAGCAACGAGTGAAGCAGTCTCCATTATCGACGAAGAAGGGACGATAGTAGAGTGGAATGTAAGTTCAGAAAAGATCACAGGAATTCCTAAAGGAGAGGCTCTCGGGAGGAAGATCTGGGACTTCCCCTTCATTTATGGGATTTCAGGTTTCATAACTGCATCATCACCTTCAGATATTAAACAGGCCATCCAAAACTCCCTGAAAACCGGCGAACCTATCTTCAAGGATTCAGATATTTTTGAATTTAAGCGTGCAGACGGGACAAAAATTTTAACCAGAAGAACGATATTTCCGATTAAAACCGAAAAAGGATACCGGTTTGGGTCACTTGCACGGGATATTACAGAAGAAAGACGAATGGCAGATGCACTTCAGGAGAGTGAGAATCGCTTCCGTGGGATGGCAGAACGGTCTTCAGATCTGATTATTGTTCTTAACAATGAGTTGAGTCCTATCTATGTCTCCCCCTCATCCCGATCGATTACCGGGTATGATCCTGAAGAACTGATCGGAAAGACACCGGATTTTGCTTTGAGTAATATTTTTTCTCATAGTGTTCCTGACATATCAGACTCAGTCAAAAAGACGATGAACCGCAATGTCGTCGAAAACATGGAGATCCAGGTACAGAAAAAGGATGGAAGCCTGATATTTGTTAATCTCCACGCAGTACCGGTAATTCAAAACGGGGAGATGACAGGTGTTCAGGTCTCAATGCGTGATATAACCCACACAAAGAGAGCACAACTGGATCTAAAAGAGTCTGAGGAGAAATTCGTCACAATTTTTCAGAATAATCCGGTTCCTCTGACACTTCTATCAGCAGCAACAGGTGAGTTTACAGATGTGAATGGTGCGTTTCTTCAAAGTAGCGGATATACCAGGGATGAGGTGATTGGAAAGACACCCGGGGATCTTGGGATCTTTGCTAACGAGACAGAATTTGAACGCCTCACATCAGACATAAGAAAAAATAAAGTTGTCAAAGGGATGGATGTTCATTTCCGGACAAAAAGTGGAGAGGAAAGGGATTGCCAGATTAATTTAAGCCTTTTTTACATCCACAACAGGCCTCAAGTCCTCGCCTCAATTGAGGATGTTACTGACCAGAAGGCAACAGAGTCTGCAATGAAAGCGATGGTCAGAGGAATTGTCGGCTCAACAGGGAAAGACTCCCTGTACCATATTACCGAGAGTATCAGTTCCTGGCTTTCTGCAGATTGTGTTCTTATCGGTGAGGTAACGCCGGATAAAGAGCACATTCATGTTCTATCCATGATTCTTGATGGAGAGAGAGGTCGCAGTTGTACACATCCCCTGAAAGGATCTCCGTGTGAGTATGTGATAAATAACGGATTTACGATATATCACGATAATCTCTCTTCCCATTTTCCAGAATGTAATTTTATTGTAGACCATCATTTTCAGAGCTTTATCGGTGCATTGATCAAAGATTCAGAAGGGAAGACTGTTGGGACTCTCGGTATCCTCTCCCGGATCGCAATGAGTCAGAATATTCCCATAAAGGAGATAATTGACATCATCGCGGTAAAAGCAGGAGCAGATATTGAGCGATCACGTATCGAACAGAACCTCATCAATAATGAAAGGCTCCTTGCTGATACCATGGATATGGCAAACCTTGTGAGTTGGCACTTTGACATTTCTTCACAGATTTTTGTGTTTAACGATCGGTTTTATGCATTATATGGAACCACAGCGGAGCGTGAAGGTGGATATCGTATGAACCCTGAGAGATATGTCAGAGAATTTGTTCATCCTGCTGATATTCCAAGGATTCTCGAAGAGGTAAAGAAGACCTTTAGCACGCCGGATCCAAATTGTGTCGCTCACCATGAACACCGGATAATCCGGAGAGATGGAGAGGTACGCCATATCTCGGTTCGTGTTCGTCTGATCTACAATGAAGAGGGAAAAATCATAAAAACACTCGGCGCAAATCAGGATATCACTGATCAGAAGAATATTGAGGATGCAATTCTGAAAGCGAACCGCCAGCTTAGTCTGTTGACAAGTATCACCAGACATGATATCCTCAATAAGATCTCATCATTCTACGGATATCTGAGACTCGTGGAGATGGAGTCCACAAATCCGGAGATACAGAATTATATACAGAAGATGATCGACGGGATCAGGGAGATCCAATCACAGATCGAATTTTCACGAGTGTATGAAAACCTCGGATCTCAAAAGCCCCAGTGGTTGCAATTAGTGACGATCCTTCCGAGAACATCGATCCCTCAATCTGTCAAATTCCAGGAGAATGGACTGGAATATTCCATCTTCGTAGATCCTATGTTTGAACGGGTTTTCTATAACCTCCTGGAGAATTCTGTGAGACACGGGGAGCATGTATCAGAGATCCGGGTTTATACCAGGCAGGATGACCATGACCTCACGGTTGTATGGGAGGATAACGGGGTCGGCATACCAATTGAAGAGAAAGGACAGATTTTCGAGAGAGGATACGGGAAGAATACCGGACATGGATTGTTTCTGGTCAGGGAGATACTGTCGCTTACCGGAATTGAGATTCAGGAGACCGGGATTCCGGGAAGTGGAGCACGGTTTGAGATAAGGGTCCCGTCAGGATCGTTTACGAAGGGATAA
- a CDS encoding amino acid permease: MKRSPLQAIEALIKRDENMNIRFQRLLVKRPLPLSFHSDDLGGHLKKVLNPLDLIMIGLGASIGTGIFVITGLASSIAGPGIVLSFIIASICSLFVALCYAELSSMIPLTGSAYSYTYTIFGELFAWIIGWTMMLELTVSISLIASGWSQYLLGIFDALHIPLNSALTRDPMNGGLVNLPAVIIILCMAFMLLQGVRESSRLNAVLVSIKLLILITFFWIGSQIINVENYFPVLPNGFQGVLTGAGLVIVSFTGFELIASSAEEVKNPQRNLPIGLIGTIVICSFFYIIAGLVLTGILTFSQYANVGSPFEFALSQSGFSHLGGLLAVGIIIGITSGLQVCLYGSSRLVYALSRDGLIPSGLAAVSAKGIPFKATILVGLMSAVFAGFAPLSLIVELLNMGTLIAFIAVAAGVLFMRHKNPDLERHFRCPMVPLVPILAIISDLFLIVSLKTTTLFYFCIWLVIGLMVYGLYGIRQSELAKKFKIDLPYPSIVEIPTPQIHEAV, translated from the coding sequence ATGAAGAGATCTCCTCTACAGGCTATTGAGGCACTGATAAAGCGGGACGAGAACATGAACATACGATTTCAGAGACTATTGGTGAAACGACCACTTCCTCTCTCTTTCCATTCCGATGATCTGGGGGGTCATCTGAAGAAAGTGTTGAACCCTCTTGACCTGATTATGATCGGTCTTGGGGCTTCCATAGGAACCGGGATATTTGTAATAACAGGGCTTGCATCAAGTATTGCAGGTCCCGGGATTGTTCTCTCGTTCATCATTGCCTCGATATGCTCGCTGTTTGTGGCACTATGTTATGCAGAACTGAGTTCCATGATACCACTTACCGGCAGTGCATATTCATACACCTATACCATCTTTGGAGAACTTTTTGCCTGGATCATCGGATGGACAATGATGCTTGAACTCACGGTATCGATCTCATTAATTGCCTCAGGATGGTCACAGTATCTTCTTGGCATATTCGATGCTCTTCACATCCCACTGAACTCTGCCTTAACCCGTGACCCGATGAATGGGGGTCTTGTAAACCTCCCGGCAGTCATAATTATTTTATGTATGGCCTTCATGCTTTTACAGGGTGTCAGGGAGAGTTCACGGCTCAACGCTGTTCTTGTATCAATAAAACTACTGATTCTCATTACGTTTTTCTGGATTGGGTCACAGATTATCAATGTTGAAAATTATTTTCCAGTCCTTCCTAATGGGTTTCAGGGTGTACTTACCGGGGCAGGACTTGTTATCGTCTCGTTTACAGGATTTGAACTGATCGCCTCAAGTGCAGAAGAAGTAAAAAATCCCCAGCGAAATCTCCCGATCGGACTGATAGGAACCATCGTTATCTGTTCTTTTTTTTATATTATCGCAGGTCTGGTTCTTACCGGTATTCTTACCTTTTCTCAATATGCGAACGTGGGTTCTCCGTTTGAATTTGCTCTCAGTCAGTCAGGATTTTCTCATCTCGGGGGTTTACTGGCAGTCGGTATCATTATTGGTATAACCTCCGGACTTCAGGTATGTCTGTATGGGTCTTCACGGCTCGTTTATGCCCTCTCGCGTGACGGGCTCATTCCTTCAGGACTTGCAGCCGTCAGTGCAAAAGGAATCCCGTTCAAGGCAACAATTCTGGTGGGGTTGATGAGTGCTGTCTTTGCCGGGTTTGCTCCGTTGTCACTGATTGTAGAACTCCTCAATATGGGTACTCTGATAGCGTTCATAGCCGTTGCTGCCGGTGTTCTTTTCATGCGACATAAGAACCCGGATCTTGAGCGCCATTTTCGATGTCCCATGGTGCCCCTTGTGCCCATACTGGCTATCATCTCTGACCTGTTTCTCATCGTCTCTTTAAAGACGACGACCTTATTCTACTTCTGCATCTGGCTGGTCATCGGTCTCATGGTGTATGGATTATATGGGATCAGGCAGTCAGAACTTGCAAAAAAGTTCAAAATCGATCTTCCCTATCCAAGTATCGTTGAGATACCAACGCCCCAAATTCATGAAGCAGTATAA
- a CDS encoding PAS domain-containing protein — protein MFAPWYVAFISLLFGFILLSLSIQIYNKKQILGQSFFWLLLLFDSLFSFTLGIYYLIGEITQVDSTLMSFITFGLVYSLIYFTAVLWFFYCTLYSGRPLYVTPKYIALFGGLMAIGCIFRFLDMLNLPVESSGQKILSELIFCGHYAAAYYFFILIIIGIYFLLQRYETVSHRFKSQIAFLVIGISILLLTRLALETVLKGYHTYGFDVGVSGLFLAFGVLHYNLLEFSPVFRDRFFALNDHGLLALNQKSEIIDMNPAAERILNTSMRDAFGKAASDIPSIPEPFIRYLTDPDTIDQASHFPVYHQGTHWYQMTSRITDTTAGADETHLITIADITQTISLEQEIQKTRVELLQEKEKIKQEQRYHQYFVSYPDAILICSKGQIIDCNPAALDMFQVPKQDLLATALSSLSSPRQFNPDDIPEKLVYYISKANTGSLVTFSWIFLAGDTKIEAEVRLSRLDHDDTSLVEMIILDMSTLHARQQPIVQFFAEQEKNLGLETSLWQQVSSLIQDPAPSQEEKERAFKRIFDAAQKNLKRLSDYPTL, from the coding sequence ATGTTTGCTCCCTGGTATGTTGCATTCATCAGTCTTCTCTTTGGATTTATCCTGCTCTCTCTCTCGATTCAGATATACAATAAGAAACAGATCCTGGGGCAATCGTTCTTCTGGTTATTACTGCTCTTTGACTCGCTCTTCTCCTTTACCCTTGGCATATATTATCTCATCGGGGAGATAACCCAGGTAGACTCAACCTTGATGAGTTTTATCACATTCGGACTCGTATACAGCCTTATTTATTTTACCGCAGTATTGTGGTTCTTCTATTGTACATTATATTCAGGGAGACCACTATATGTAACACCGAAGTATATCGCACTTTTCGGAGGACTGATGGCAATAGGATGCATCTTCCGGTTTTTGGATATGCTCAATCTGCCGGTAGAATCATCTGGACAGAAGATTCTTTCTGAACTGATCTTCTGTGGTCATTACGCTGCTGCATACTACTTTTTTATCCTGATAATTATCGGCATATATTTTTTACTACAGCGATACGAGACGGTATCACACCGGTTTAAGAGTCAGATTGCTTTTCTCGTCATTGGCATCAGTATTCTACTCCTTACAAGGCTCGCTCTTGAGACAGTACTGAAAGGATATCATACATACGGGTTTGATGTAGGAGTTTCAGGACTATTCCTCGCATTCGGTGTTCTCCACTACAATCTGCTGGAGTTCTCACCTGTCTTTCGGGATCGGTTCTTTGCCCTCAATGACCACGGCCTTCTGGCCTTGAATCAGAAAAGCGAGATCATTGATATGAACCCTGCCGCTGAACGCATTCTAAATACCAGCATGAGAGATGCGTTTGGAAAGGCGGCTTCTGATATCCCATCAATCCCAGAACCATTCATCCGGTATCTCACGGACCCGGACACGATTGATCAGGCATCTCATTTTCCTGTGTATCATCAGGGCACACACTGGTATCAGATGACCTCCCGTATCACTGATACAACCGCAGGAGCAGATGAGACACATCTGATCACGATAGCCGACATAACCCAGACGATCTCTCTTGAGCAGGAGATTCAGAAGACAAGAGTAGAACTTCTTCAGGAGAAAGAGAAGATAAAACAGGAACAACGATATCACCAGTATTTTGTCTCTTACCCAGATGCTATCCTGATATGTTCCAAAGGGCAGATCATTGACTGCAACCCGGCAGCTCTGGATATGTTTCAGGTACCAAAACAGGACCTTCTAGCAACAGCTCTTTCCAGCCTCTCTTCACCCAGACAGTTTAATCCTGATGATATTCCTGAGAAACTTGTATATTATATCTCGAAAGCGAATACAGGATCCCTCGTAACCTTTTCATGGATTTTTCTTGCAGGTGATACGAAGATCGAAGCAGAAGTCAGACTCTCAAGACTCGATCATGATGATACCAGTCTTGTTGAGATGATCATACTGGATATGTCAACACTGCATGCAAGACAGCAGCCCATCGTACAGTTCTTTGCCGAACAGGAGAAAAATCTTGGTCTTGAGACATCACTATGGCAGCAGGTCTCTTCACTGATCCAGGATCCGGCCCCATCCCAGGAGGAGAAAGAGCGGGCATTTAAACGAATTTTTGACGCAGCCCAAAAAAATCTGAAGAGGTTGTCTGATTATCCCACATTATAA
- a CDS encoding PAS domain S-box protein, which yields MQIKLPTSSILSIKSLTLIISGGTLLGMSLYEIIKEYFFPDLNKWQSHIITIIITVLLVAIISWISLQKQNEMVNRAARATRKADIAAKHLVSIVESSDDAIISINRDGNITSWNPGAERIFGVSAEEVMNQSLNRFIPLEIHDRIPHLIQQTGIKKRVTHDEAVFQKKDGTRIHLSITASPIPQNSEHGGCISIIARDISTQIAREEMLKMLNLKQHLLSSISRHDVNNSLQVLMLCNSLLVEQITDPELLKIVQTIQKQSLIINSHIEFMKDYESLGIQAPSWQNAYDLFEKASAPFFTGSVRFENNLENLEIYADPLIEKVMYNLCDNAMKYGVNLTYIHSYYQPDGETCLIIVEDDGIGIQKELKAKIFEKGFGKTSGLGLFFIKEILSITNIAIRETGIQDNGARFELIVPAGNWRVRYS from the coding sequence ATGCAGATAAAACTCCCTACCTCAAGTATCCTTTCAATCAAATCACTGACACTGATAATATCCGGGGGTACGCTTCTCGGGATGAGTTTGTATGAGATTATTAAGGAGTATTTCTTCCCTGATCTCAATAAGTGGCAGTCCCATATCATTACCATTATTATCACCGTACTACTGGTCGCTATAATATCCTGGATCAGCCTTCAGAAACAGAATGAGATGGTAAACCGGGCAGCACGAGCGACCAGGAAGGCAGATATAGCAGCAAAACATCTCGTATCAATTGTAGAGTCGAGTGACGATGCTATAATCAGCATCAATCGTGATGGGAATATTACCTCATGGAACCCAGGAGCGGAGCGTATCTTTGGCGTTTCAGCAGAAGAAGTAATGAATCAATCTCTTAACCGTTTTATTCCGTTGGAAATTCACGACCGTATTCCCCATCTGATCCAGCAGACAGGTATAAAAAAGCGGGTGACTCATGATGAAGCCGTTTTCCAAAAAAAAGACGGCACCAGGATACATCTTTCAATAACTGCTTCTCCGATTCCTCAGAATTCAGAGCATGGGGGATGTATCTCAATTATCGCTCGTGATATCTCAACGCAAATAGCCAGGGAAGAGATGCTGAAGATGCTTAATCTGAAGCAGCACCTCCTGTCATCTATCTCAAGGCACGATGTGAACAACAGTCTTCAGGTACTGATGCTCTGCAATTCACTTCTGGTTGAACAGATAACAGATCCCGAACTGCTAAAGATAGTTCAGACAATCCAGAAGCAGTCCCTGATTATAAATTCTCATATAGAATTCATGAAAGACTACGAATCACTGGGTATTCAGGCACCATCATGGCAAAATGCATATGATCTTTTTGAAAAGGCCTCTGCTCCTTTTTTTACCGGCTCTGTCAGATTTGAAAATAATCTTGAGAATCTTGAGATCTACGCAGATCCCCTGATTGAGAAGGTGATGTACAATCTCTGTGATAATGCCATGAAATACGGAGTAAATCTGACCTACATTCACTCGTATTATCAACCGGATGGAGAGACCTGTCTGATTATTGTTGAAGATGATGGGATTGGTATCCAGAAAGAACTGAAGGCAAAGATTTTTGAAAAAGGATTTGGAAAAACATCAGGATTAGGTCTGTTTTTTATCAAAGAGATCCTTTCCATAACAAATATCGCAATCAGGGAGACCGGGATTCAGGATAACGGTGCCCGGTTTGAATTGATCGTTCCGGCAGGAAACTGGAGGGTGAGATATTCATAA